The genomic DNA aaaaaaaaaaaaaaaaaagattttagtGACGGTTTGGATGTGTCGATTTCTGTTAAACTgacaccaaattaaaaattgtgtCAGTTGAACAGCAACCGACACTAATAATAGTGTTGGTTTATTGTTCAACcgacaataaattaaaaatggtgcATGTTGAATAGTAAACCGACACTAATAAAGGTGTCGGTTCACTGTTCAACCGataccatttttaatttagtgtcgGTTGAGCAAAAATCGACACTAATAATTGTGTCAGTTTACTGTTCAACCGacaccaatttcaaattttaaattttgaatacaAAATTCAATCCAAATATATTTGAATCTTTCTAATTTGAACAATCTTTTTTGGGATTTAAAAGTTTAACGCGCTAtctttctcaatatatatatattgagaaaaaagaagatgtgGTTGGAGCCACATcttgaaccacccccaatggccccTGGAGGTGGTTCGGTCACCACCAATTTGCAAACTGAGAGTGGCTaaaaccacccccaacaacCTTGGAGGTGGCTCGAGCCACTCCCGTTTGGcttggggtggttttggccaccccatactaggtgatttgggggtagccgaaccaccctcGTGGCCATTGGAGGTGGGGTAACCCTCaatggccatgggggtggtttgacTACCcctaaaagataaaacaaaaaaattgaggatTACCTTCGGGGTTGAAAGGGCCCCTatgggtggtttggccaccccaaacgGGGCaagggtggctcgagccaccttttttcttttatcaattttttttttttttttaatgtttttaattttagtttttaatttttaatttttaatgaggtATAAGGACCTGTGTCGATTTTTTAAGGATACTAATGTGAATTTTTGTCAATTTATGGACGGAAGTTGGGCTAAGGTACTATTTCCATTTTTAACCATAAGCAAGATATTATCtatgatacaaattaaaatttcggtgaaaaaaataaagttgttaaaccacgaGAGGGTCAACGGATTTAACCCACCAAAAAAGCTCATGAATTCAATTCCATTTGCCTTTGAGATAAAGATCTTGCGCCACAATTCAGGTAACCCATAGAGAAGGGATTGCGACTGTGAGGCTCATCTGGCCCAAATAAGCCCCCTCTAGAGTGCCTTAATTACCTACTTCAATTGTATGAGATCTTAATTCTTCATTcaactaataataattctagtttgagattgtgataaaaattgtaatacccTCAACTTTGATTCCAATTTCATGTAACAATGATGCACAACTTGTCggctaaaaataaatatataatgagttaagaaaatgttaaaaattatatttttattcaactttattgacatgtcacGTCTAATCAGTCATTATTattctggaaaaaaaaataaaaaaaaaatcaaagaattagTACTAAGCAGAATAAAAGCGAGATAAAATGATTATGCATGGTATTACTAAAAAGAATTTTAAcctaaattataagaaaaaacaaGTTTAATTGGGCCTCCCAAATCCCACTATTACATCTCAAAAATTTCAACTTGAAAACCccgagagagggagagagagagagagagagaggggggggggacAAAGGAAACTGAAAGTGGCAGCTGCTGCAACAATTTCCAGTCAACAAGGTAATCTATTTTCGTTGgaattgaaatttaattttcaatttcagAGCTCGACTTCAATTGCGTTAATATATGCAGAGATGAGCCTCGTGACCGAATCGCCAGTTCACTCATCGAGCAGTGACGACTTTGCAGCGTATCTCGATGCGTCACTGGATTCCGGTTCCTCCGAAGAAGCTGAAGATGCCAATGACGACCTCGAAACCCAAAGgtgcggttttttttttttaaaacacttttAGGCTTTTTCTCCTTATGGGTTCTCTAACTATGCGTTAAGCTATTGTGGGTCTGTTGGGAACTTATCTTAGATTATTGATTCGAAATTGTATTTTGAAATAACTAGTTgtataaattttagttttcttagttttgtatggttatttagataaaaattgtaatatttgtttGATATCTTGCATTGTTTTACACATAGTTTTTGTATGAGAACCCATTTTAGCTGACCTTCTGAAATTTTTTGGATGAGAGACTTAAGGtgcgtttggaattgcgatttttaaaagatatcacaaaacgTAAGGTGgttagggggtgcttatttgaaaaagcgaTTCACGATTTCGCAtatcaaatatttgataaaaaaaagtattttttaacatgttttaccaaactcctttacgattttaaaaagtagcgatttcaaaaacgcaatttttaaagtCGCAGATATTGAAACCACACTTCCAAACAGACCCTTTGTTTTAGTAGAGACCCATTTTTCGGATTCtctgattttgtattttgtgaTTCTCACTGGTCAGCTACAGTTCATTTTTGAACTGAAACCCTATGCATTAACTTGCAGGATAAAGAGATGCAAGGTGGAGAAGTCGGAAAACGTAGAGGAAGTTCAGGGGTCAACTTCACAAACATCATCCCTAAAACAAACCGTAGGTAAATTCTTCTGATTTAGTTGGATGGTTCAGTGGCTAACAAATTTTGTGAACACCCACCTAGGCAAATCTTGGGATACACAGCACAAGACCAACTTATCAACTGCTCATTTGGTAACTTTTGTTAGACCAAagtaacaattttatttttgaaggcACTCCTTTGCTGGAGCACATACAGATAAATCTTAAGCAAATCTGTTTGATTGACATATTTTTAAAGCCTGAATAGAACTGCTATTACTAATGAGCTTTACTTCTAGAAAAGTGGTTTGAGGCCATTCAACTCACTACAAATTCTCTAATGCTTGgagattttcttttcaatattcaaatattctcgtaaaaagaaaacattatcATACATATAGACATGCATATGGATGTATTTACATACTATACATACATACATTCATATGTACTCACACACATGTATTGTATGCATATACTACGTGTGTACTTGATTGATGTCCCCTTCCTTTTAAATTTACTTATATAAAGCTGCTGTCACATGTATATATCAGTGTATGTGTACACACACACTGTTACATATACATGTgcacatttttttataagtaaatttacatatatattgatctatctatctatctatcaaTCTATATagattgtgtgtgtgtgtgtgtgagagagagagagagagtgtgtgtttGCAGGTGCAGTGCCTGAAATATTTTATGAAGCCTGACAATAGGGGCAATTGCCCCAAATTggtgtgtgagagagagtgagaataTCATCCCCTCCTCTTCTGGAGAAAAGAAATTAGATTTCTTTTGAGGAGATAAgttgtttctgttttgtatttgataGGAAAACCACAATATTCTGCAAAGTGTCAAATTGATCCATTTTCTAGGTTTGGGAAAATTTGGTTGGGAAAGGGGGAGGGGGTTTAAAAATGGTCACAAGTTTATTGCATGGACTGCAGTATTGTTAAAAGTTTTGTAAGGAGTGCCCCCAAGTATCTCCACTGTGGCCATTCATTTGTGTGACTGTATGTCTATACACACTGTTAAGATATAAGAAGTCTTTACGTGGTCATGATTTATAGCTAGAAGTTCATACTCTTGGTTACATTGAAACAAAGATGGACCGTACGTTTGTATATAAAATTGGAGGAAGAAAAGGTTCCTGATGCAAACCTGCATAGCAGTCACTCTCCCATATTCATCTAgctctatctctctttctctctctctgtattaTTTGAAACACTTTCTGAGAGAATGAGAAAACTGGATGAGCATTGCTGAGTTTTAGTTTCATTTAGATTTGTGCTATTTTGACTCATTTGAATTATATGTAATGTGTTATCTTTTGCAGAAGCATCCGTAGAGAAGGATCTATGTACACATCCTGGTTCTTTTGGAGACATGTGTATACTTTGTGGGCAAAGGTTGGCTGAGGAATCTGGTGTTACATTTGGGTATATTCACAAGGTATACTTCTTCAAGATGACTGATTGGCTGAATTTCGAGTTTTCAGTTATCTTTGCTGGATATTGAAAGAGAATATTTGTAATACTTTTGAAACTTCATATATTGAGGCATCAGCTGTGACCTTTCATTTCACAAATTACCCATCCCCTTATATGAAGCAATATTGTAATTAGAACTGGAGAGATTTAGACCAACTTAGAACTTATCAAGTCCATTTCCAAACATACAAGAGTAAGCGTGCCTAATTAAGTATACTGATGCTTATTGGTCTCAAATGCAATTTGGTTTAGGCCTCTGTAACATCTGTATTTGCAGGGACTAAGGCTTCAGAATGATGAAATCACCAGACTGAGAAACACAGACATGAAGAATTTGTTACGCCATAAGAAGCTTTGCTTGGTTCTTGATCTAGATCATACGCTGCTAAATTCTACTCAACTTATGCATATGACGTCCGAAGAGGAATATTTAAAGGCCCAAACAGATTCTCTGAAAGGTAGTTCTGTTTTATGTTATTATGATTTGGTAGTGTAATTAGCATTGCAGATATTATTGGTTTCAGATGTCTTggtgagattgcttcttttcttttttgtctgaTTAACACTATTTAGTTAGGCTAATGCTATTGTAACATCATCATGATTAAAGCAACCAAAACTTTTAGAAGTTGACATGAATTATTGTGAACTGTTCTGGGTCTGTTGATGGAAATTTTTGTGCTATATTTTGAGTGCTTTCAATTTGTCAATGGGATATTCTGATTTCAATAGAAAGGTAAAAttgttgaaagaaattgaaaggatGCAATTAGCTTCTTGTGCTTGAGACAAGCTTATGCAGTCTTATGTTGTTTTATCACCATAACCTGGAAGTTTTGTGGAATGTGCTGAGGGAAGTTTTTGATTTGCCAGCAGAATGTTGTGGCTTCTAATTAAAGCTAGGCTTTGTGTGGCTGGGGTTtggctttctctctctctctctctacaagaAGACTGGCAGAATTTATATGATGTGCTTATGGCGAGTTTTAATACAGCCTTTTAATGTAATTTcacaatgaaatatttttttcgtGAACTGCAGATATGATGGTTTGGTAGTTGTCAGGCAAAATTTGTATCATGGGATTTATTTTGCATGGGTTACATGGTAGTAATGTGGAATATTCAGAACCTATCATATTAAAGGAAATTATTTAAGAATAATGCCAATCTTACTGTTTGCATCCCTGTCCCCATTGGACCTTGCAAACTAAATAGAGTCCCTTATTAATTTCGATTGGTTATGAGTCGGCTTTTGCTCTATCCCAATCTGCTGCTGGCACAGAAGATGAGTGataatttttgtaaattatCATCTAatacttttgattttgttgcaCCAGTTAGTTTTCTTTGACATTCTTCACACTTTAGTGACTATATGTACTTGTTGCCTTATTGTGTTGAAAAATTATGAAATGGATAGATGTCTCAAAAGGCAGCCTCTTCATGCTGGATTTTATGCATATGATGACCAAGTTAAGGCCCTTTGTTCGCACGTTTTTAAAAGAAGCAAGTGAGATGTTTGAGATGTATATTTATACAATGGGTGATCGGGCCTATGCATTGGAAATGGCTAAGCTGCTTGATCCTCAAAGAGAGTACTTCAGTGATAGAGTGATTTCACGAGATGATGGCACCCATAGACATCAAAAGGGTCTTGATGTCGTGCTGGGGCAAGAAAGTGCAGTTCTGATTCTTGATGATACAGAAAATGTAGGTACATTTGCATTCAGCTAACCTTTATATTTGCTTAACCAGTGTATTTTAATGTTAATCTGATAATACTTGTTAGATGTGCTAACCAGACctgaagta from Corylus avellana chromosome ca6, CavTom2PMs-1.0 includes the following:
- the LOC132185760 gene encoding RNA polymerase II C-terminal domain phosphatase-like 4 isoform X1 yields the protein MSLVTESPVHSSSSDDFAAYLDASLDSGSSEEAEDANDDLETQRIKRCKVEKSENVEEVQGSTSQTSSLKQTVEASVEKDLCTHPGSFGDMCILCGQRLAEESGVTFGYIHKGLRLQNDEITRLRNTDMKNLLRHKKLCLVLDLDHTLLNSTQLMHMTSEEEYLKAQTDSLKDVSKGSLFMLDFMHMMTKLRPFVRTFLKEASEMFEMYIYTMGDRAYALEMAKLLDPQREYFSDRVISRDDGTHRHQKGLDVVLGQESAVLILDDTENAWTKHKDNLILMERYHFFASSCHQFGFSCKSLSELKSDESETDGALATILKVLKQIHNMFFDVLEDNLVDRDVREVLKTIRKETLKGCKIVFSRVFPTKFPADNHHLWRMAENLGATCATELDSSVTHVVSTDGATEKSRWAVKQNKFLVHTGWLEAANYLWQKQPEENFPVNQTKSQ
- the LOC132185760 gene encoding RNA polymerase II C-terminal domain phosphatase-like 4 isoform X2 — translated: MQGGEVGKRRGSSGVNFTNIIPKTNQASVEKDLCTHPGSFGDMCILCGQRLAEESGVTFGYIHKGLRLQNDEITRLRNTDMKNLLRHKKLCLVLDLDHTLLNSTQLMHMTSEEEYLKAQTDSLKDVSKGSLFMLDFMHMMTKLRPFVRTFLKEASEMFEMYIYTMGDRAYALEMAKLLDPQREYFSDRVISRDDGTHRHQKGLDVVLGQESAVLILDDTENAWTKHKDNLILMERYHFFASSCHQFGFSCKSLSELKSDESETDGALATILKVLKQIHNMFFDVLEDNLVDRDVREVLKTIRKETLKGCKIVFSRVFPTKFPADNHHLWRMAENLGATCATELDSSVTHVVSTDGATEKSRWAVKQNKFLVHTGWLEAANYLWQKQPEENFPVNQTKSQ